In the Setaria italica strain Yugu1 chromosome VI, Setaria_italica_v2.0, whole genome shotgun sequence genome, one interval contains:
- the LOC101758829 gene encoding F-box/kelch-repeat protein At1g51550 isoform X2, protein MEEDEAGASSSSPPPPIAQLGYDQLLSVLRLLPPEAVLSFAATCRAFRAWASSDALWEALCRRDWGARAAAALAERRRDRERAGGGAPAPWRRVYAEVARLGALSARRVPVRGASPRPRASHSLNLVAGWLVLFGGGCEGVRSPS, encoded by the coding sequence atggaggaggacgaggcgggggcatcgtcgtcgtcgccgccgccgcccatcgcgCAGCTGGGCTACGACCAGCTGCTGTCCGTCCTCCGCCTGCTCCCGCCGGAGGCCGTGCTCTCCTTCGCCGCTACCTGCCGCGCGTTCCGGGCCTGGGCCTCCTCCGACGCGCTCTGGGAGGCGCTGTGCCGCCGCGACTggggcgcccgcgccgccgccgcgctagCCGAGCGCCGGCGCGACCGCGagcgtgccggcggcggcgcgccggcgccgtggagGAGGGTCTACGCCGAGGTCGCTAGGCTTGGCGCCCTGTCCGCGCGCCGCGTCCCCGTGAGGGGCGCCTCGCCGCGGCCCCGCGCGTCGCACTCGCTCAACCTCGTCGCCGGATGGCTCGTGCtcttcggcggcggctgcgaggGAG